In Platichthys flesus chromosome 6, fPlaFle2.1, whole genome shotgun sequence, the genomic stretch GCAAGTGTTGAGATAAGTGATGGTTCTCTGCGGAGAATGGAGTCTGTTTTCAAACATACTTTTCATGAGCCGTTTTCAGATCTGTTGCCTAGCTGGTTGTTTTAAATCATCACCAGACGCTGACAGGTTGATACCTCAGAATAAACTGAGCCATAGGCAGGTgataaacatgtaaatgtaaagtaagTAGGGAGTCTTTGAATGgatagaaaaatatatactaAGACATACTGATATGCATGACGTGGATTTATTGTACTTACACATACTGACACACTTTTTATCTAACTTTACAACCCTGATATTTGTCCTATTGTACGGTCTTCATTAAAAGGAGAATTAATTCAGGTATTTACAGTGTaataaagttaaatattcaTGGTAAATATGAACATTTAGGCTCAAACAGCTTCATGTTACTGAAGATAAAAACACACCATTGTTGATTGTATGTTACtcaagataaaaacaaacaattattgATTGTATCTAAATTATATCAGTTTAAAGGTACTTATGCTTAGTAAACAGCAGAGAAATTTTCTCAATGACGCTTCTCACTAACCGACAAcaatcataaaaacacagaatacaaAAGAGCTTAAtcaaaaacattaattaaaatcataaaaactgtttcttttccttttctgatTTCATTCTCATCTTTccattcttctcctcttttctctgttcaCATCTTTAAAcctcttccttcttccttcttaCGCTCTGTCGGGATTGTTTTGTGCTTACAGCTtacaaagtttgtttttacacttctcatCCAAACTCTCCAGGTACAAAGGGACTGCTCAAGGGGCCATTTGGACCACAACTGCCTTCCAAGCTCTGTCTTTGTCAAAATCCTGCGCTCCACTGGACGCCTGCTGCTGAGGCAGCAAaccggagagagagggaggaggagaagagaggggaaatGTGGGAGAGGAAAGGTGACAAAAACGTGGGAGATACATCAAGTGTGAAAAGCAGCACAATGTCATTTTCAATTTGAAATAGCTCATTGACTTTTATGTTCTCCAACTAACATGCAATTTACATGAGCCATAGCTGGGGAGTTTAACATATTGGTGTTGGTGTTTTTTACAACATAGACTGATATCTTTCTTCATCTTTTGCtagaagtggagagagagagagaattccTGCTTTCCCCTGCCTCACCTCACAGTAATGGGTCAGCATGGGCATGCTCTCCCCGCACTCTGGAGCCCCCATGCGGAGCTGACTCTTGTAGGAGGCACAGTGCACCACAGTGGCTGAAGTCAGAACTGcctgcaccagcagcagcaccatgaGAATCAGCAGCAGGATGTCGTAGGATTGCTGGaccacacagaaacagacacacacacacacacatgcagacaagATTGAATTGTTCTGGGTGCTCTGGTTCAAAGGACGAAGAAGATCCTGCAACCCGTACATCACATTCTGCAGCAAATGGACACTTCATTATGCTCACCTTTTCTGTGGGCACATCGTGCAGGAAAATTTCGATGAAGCTGATCACGCTTGAAGAGAGGAAGCCCGAGGCTGAAAAGAGCAGGGGAGACGTCACACTGCTGATGGCGATCAGCACCTCCACCTGAGAAACATCAAGGATAAAGAGAACAATGTACAGAGCACAGTAGATCCAGAAATGTAGTTATGGACAATGAAGTTTATCCTTCGTGAGATTTCAGGTTGTCATTTTATCGATAATGCACCTTTTTAGAGCAGAAAATCACACAGTGCTTCAGAAAACAGACGAATAAGGAATTAGACGGATTGACTTCAGAAAATAAGATGCCATCAATTATTATTGCCTATATGTCCACATATCTTAAGTCCAAAGGAAGCATATTTCAAATTGCCCTGATCAGAGGACTTAAGAGAATATATATCAAATTCTTAACATGTTGGTCATGAGTCTGTGCCTTATCTGTAGTGACAGCTACGTTTTGAAGTGATGACTTaacagaagaggaaagagaactAGATAACAGCTTACTGTAGTGATTGAACTCTAGAAGGAATAAGTACAGAGTAGTAGGAAATAATCTGGCACGTAGGCAGTTGTTTAAAATAGACACTAACACAATAAACATGGCAAACTGAAAGGGATCCAGGACAGAACCTTGGGGCACACCAGTGGCAGATAAAAGTTGCCAACAGAGAACAGCTCCAGTACCAATGCAGATTACACTGTCATCAGTGGACTATGAGAAGAGCAACAGTATTGTTTTGTACTCACCAGGCATTTGTTGGGATATTCTGATACAACATGGCTTGCAATAGCACTGGGAAAACACTGCAAAGGAATAAAGATCAGACAAAGTTATGAGATAAGACATTTAAATCATCACTCTGAACTGAAATCTCTGTTCTTATAAAAACATAagattaaataagaaaaacttaCAGCCACAAGGATCCAGAAAAATGTGACGGACAAGTAGGGACCTGGTAGCAAAGCGTCCATGTTGAGGGCAATGATGCCTCCGAACACAGCTGAGATCCCCACAATCATTTCAATCACCTGTGGAGACACTCTTCATTGGTTGATAAAGAGACAAATTGGAACCACACCGTAGCAGAATATGTAATGAAGCACAAACATACTCACAGAATATGCTTTGAGGAGTCGAGCAGGGAACACTGCAGGCTTTATAACCAGGGGTCTGTCATATGTCACCGACTGGAAGATGGATGAAAGATCGAGAGGAGTTAGGATGGAAGAGTGAGAGctaaagggagagaaagaggggaaaggTATCAGATGGGGGAACAAAAGCCATCAAtcattcacacacgcacacaaacacacacgcacacaacacacacacaccttcctgtggcagcagcagtcCTCTGCAGAGCGGGCTGACAGGATGACAGTACTGGCCATCAACACCTCCAGCACAATCATCAAGATGAGGTTAAAGTTGATCTGGGAACACACGGAGCGGGAGGACTGAAACACGACTGACGACGTGGAGTCATTGATCTGCTGCGAAATGACTGACAGTTCTCATCATCATGTTATTACGCAGCACTCACATTGACAGCAGAGGGGTTCAGGACCAGTTTACAGCCAAACCAAACCAGGCAGGTGGTTGTTACAGCAAACGTTGACACATAGACCACCTGGAAATCTGACACCTTGAAAACAGAACAATGAGACCAGCATTGGAATTGAACACGGATAAgacaattcaattaaaaatctattaaaacataattatcCCTTTAGCCCACGGTGTGCTTGTTTACTCACTGCAACATGTCTGTTCTTGGCGATGGCAAAACTGGCTATGGCTGCAGGGAGGCCCTGGGAACAACCACAAATGAGCAGCTGCATTAATCTACACAAGAGGCTGTGGGAAAAATACCGTTTTGACACGACAGTCTAATCTGAGAAATGTTTATCTGCTGAAGGTAGAAAGGCAATGTAAATGTGATTTGGATTACAGTCACTTACAGAGCCCGCAGCACAGCGCAGGTAGTCCATCGCAACAGGAAACACGTTTCCCAGGTACAGGGAGAACCCAGATGTGATGAGCAGACTgccctgaggacacacacaggcacaggcatgcacacacagacaaatacagatGGCTCATATATGCATTCAACAGGTGAGGCTGCAAATCAGCCTGCATACTAATGCACAGActtgaaaaaatgaatatatctTAATTAACACATGCCCATATCTTGATGGAATAACCCTGTTACGTATGCACTTTTATTTACTCAGATTAAATCCTAATTTTTTCTCCTTTTGATATTGAAAGACTTTCATTATTTGGGACAGAACCTGAAAGTCTTGACCAAAGTTAACTGAAACATTTGATGTCGTTAGATTTGGTTTCCCTTTGCAATTCACGTACCGGACTAAAGACTTTATTATCCTGTCGTCATGACCTATGTGGGCGGCGTCTATCTTTAGATGACAGGCTTGTAGGCGGACGTGCATCTGACGACAGCACGTTGTCAGTTTGGCCGGTagcagtgtttctgtttcactGGAGAAACTGAATGAACCAGTTCATTTCTAATCAAACACGCTCAGATAACTGGATGACTCTGGAGGTGCCAACTGTTACAGAGCTCTGCAAATCCAGTTTTTCTTCGTTGTACAACTGCGATAACAGAACAGTCGAAAACTCAATTCATTCTTACCCTTGGGGCAATTTAAGGTTTTAATCTCattactaaccctaacccttgttTTGATTAATTTGCTTTACATAAAAATTGtacataatgtatttattactATGTCTtacttatttgtgttttcttggaatgttttctttattttctgtaatcaGCTATATTGTAAAAGAGGTTTCTCCCTCAACACAGTTAGAATAAAGATTGAATGAAAGAATTTAAGGTCGTTGAAACTTTAATATAATTTTGTGTTACCAGCAAAATGAACTTCCTCTTAGTTCATACATATCGTCAGAGGTGAAGATAAGAAACAATCCAGCGAGCTGCTTCTACTTCTTCTAAGAATGATGTCTAAAAGTGGTTAAAAAGTTCAAACTATCAAAATTATTGTTCACAAACTGCAAAAGCACCAAGAGAAATCTTAAGAGGAATCTTAAATCTCAAATGTAAAGAGACCAGTATTGGTCTGTGGTTGTGGACTGTGGTGTGAAGAATCTTTCACACCTGTTATATTGGTTCAGACTACACAGAAAGTTCTGAGGGTCCTCAACAAACAAGAAAGGTGAGAAAgacatgttgtttgtgtgtttgctgtggctTGGATGTGGAAGAACAAAACAAGATTTCTCATTGCCGGCTCACTAAGATTTTCAAGATTGGGATTTCCTCTCCCCAAAAAACCCCAATACTTTCAAATCCTGTGCTCTGGGCTTTAAAGAAAAGGTCAATCCTGTTGTGTTCCTCCTTCAAGTCTCCCTGACCATGTCCACTCTCACCCCTATGAGGACACTGTAGAGCCAGGCCCTGTAGCTGAAGCAGGGGTGCTTTAGATGCTCCGGCTGGGCCAGCTGCAGGTCACTGGCCCTCACGTCCACTGTGTAGCTATCCCGCTCGGGTCTGTCCCGCTCCCCCCTGTCTGGCCTTCTCTCCAGTCCCCTGTCTCCACGCCGTCCCAGCGAGCCGCCACCTCTCTCCAGAGTGGGC encodes the following:
- the mlc1 gene encoding membrane protein MLC1 isoform X1, giving the protein MQCEDLSAREEFTYSHMPTLERGGGSLGRRGDRGLERRPDRGERDRPERDSYTVDVRASDLQLAQPEHLKHPCFSYRAWLYSVLIGGSLLITSGFSLYLGNVFPVAMDYLRCAAGSGLPAAIASFAIAKNRHVAVSDFQVVYVSTFAVTTTCLVWFGCKLVLNPSAVNINFNLILMIVLEVLMASTVILSARSAEDCCCHRKSVTYDRPLVIKPAVFPARLLKAYSVIEMIVGISAVFGGIIALNMDALLPGPYLSVTFFWILVACFPSAIASHVVSEYPNKCLVEVLIAISSVTSPLLFSASGFLSSSVISFIEIFLHDVPTEKQSYDILLLILMVLLLVQAVLTSATVVHCASYKSQLRMGAPECGESMPMLTHYCEQQASSGAQDFDKDRAWKAVVVQMAP
- the mlc1 gene encoding membrane protein MLC1 isoform X2, whose product is MQCEDLSAREEFTYSHMPTLERGGGSLGRRGDRGLERRPDRGERDRPERDSYTVDVRASDLQLAQPEHLKHPCFSYRAWLYSVLIGGSLLITSGFSLYLGNVFPVAMDYLRCAAGSGLPAAIASFAIAKNRHVAVSDFQVVYVSTFAVTTTCLVWFGCKLVLNPSAVNINFNLILMIVLEVLMASTVILSARSAEDCCCHRKSVTYDRPLVIKPAVFPARLLKAYSVIEMIVGISAVFGGIIALNMDALLPGPYLSVTFFWILVACFPSAIASHVVSEYPNKCLVEVLIAISSVTSPLLFSASGFLSSSVISFIEIFLHDVPTEKQSYDILLLILMVLLLVQAVLTSATVVHCASYKSQLRMGAPECGESMPMLTHYCEQASSGAQDFDKDRAWKAVVVQMAP